One window of Arcobacter cloacae genomic DNA carries:
- a CDS encoding HlyD family type I secretion periplasmic adaptor subunit, which translates to MANYKEIFSAFFQKTPKLPKKSLNQKDLEYMNSLSAAVLHNRSTSLHWVLIAFLITITFFIIWASLASIDEIARGNGKVVPNGQNQIIQNLEGGIVSEILVKEGDSVEKDQILIKISNEKSNSTVASNELKALYLQSQIKRLEAELKKEDFFFEQTSNQQLNDFLNNENELFLTNKKQLESKISILKEQIRQKENELKDARQTIEHLKFSVNAITKEVEMTKPMVEKGIRSQVDFLKLQREQSDAKQKLQSSILSISKIDSEIKEINKKIDETYQINDSQVREKLNETITSLKDLEANSTASTDQVLRTIVKSPSNGIVQKLHVNTIGGAIKPAQDLIEIVPTDYNLIIEVKILPKDIAFIYHGQKAIVKFSAYDFSIYGGLDGHVINISPDTITEKDDKTYYLVRIETEKNYIGEKDKQMKIIPGMIADVDIITGKKTILDYILKPILKTKQYTFTER; encoded by the coding sequence ATGGCTAATTATAAAGAAATATTTTCTGCTTTTTTTCAAAAAACTCCTAAACTTCCTAAAAAGTCATTAAATCAAAAAGATTTAGAATATATGAATAGCTTAAGTGCAGCTGTTCTTCATAATCGTTCAACATCATTACATTGGGTATTAATTGCATTTTTAATAACTATTACTTTTTTTATTATTTGGGCTTCTCTTGCTTCAATTGATGAAATAGCAAGAGGAAATGGAAAAGTTGTTCCAAATGGACAAAATCAAATAATACAAAATCTTGAAGGAGGAATAGTTTCAGAAATATTAGTAAAAGAAGGTGATAGTGTTGAAAAAGATCAAATTCTCATAAAAATAAGCAATGAAAAGTCAAATTCAACCGTTGCTTCAAATGAACTAAAAGCATTATATTTACAATCACAAATTAAAAGGTTAGAAGCAGAGTTAAAAAAAGAAGATTTCTTTTTTGAACAAACAAGTAATCAACAATTAAATGATTTTTTAAATAATGAAAATGAACTTTTTCTAACAAATAAAAAACAACTTGAATCTAAGATTTCAATATTAAAAGAACAAATTAGGCAAAAAGAGAATGAGTTAAAAGATGCAAGGCAAACTATAGAACATCTGAAGTTTTCAGTAAATGCTATTACTAAAGAAGTTGAAATGACAAAACCAATGGTTGAAAAAGGTATTCGTTCACAAGTTGATTTTTTGAAGTTACAAAGAGAACAAAGTGATGCAAAACAAAAACTTCAAAGTTCAATTTTATCAATTAGTAAAATAGATTCCGAAATTAAAGAGATAAATAAAAAAATTGATGAAACATATCAAATAAATGATTCCCAAGTTAGAGAAAAACTAAATGAAACTATTACTTCATTAAAAGATTTAGAAGCAAATTCAACTGCTTCAACGGATCAAGTTTTAAGAACAATTGTAAAATCACCATCAAATGGTATAGTTCAAAAATTACATGTTAATACTATTGGAGGAGCTATTAAACCTGCACAAGATTTAATAGAAATAGTTCCTACGGATTATAATTTGATAATAGAAGTTAAAATATTACCTAAAGATATTGCTTTTATTTATCATGGACAAAAAGCAATAGTTAAGTTTTCGGCGTATGATTTTTCTATATATGGTGGATTAGATGGGCACGTTATAAATATAAGTCCAGATACTATTACTGAAAAAGATGATAAAACTTATTATTTAGTAAGGATAGAAACAGAAAAAAATTATATTGGCGAAAAAGATAAACAAATGAAAATAATACCGGGAATGATTGCTGATGTAGATATTATAACTGGTAAAAAAACAATTTTGGATTATATATTAAAACCAATATTGAAAACAAAACAATATACATTTACGGAAAGATAA
- a CDS encoding type I secretion system permease/ATPase, translating into MNKISSNNDTLLESLVLYTRLFHKPFSKESLLSGLPIDVNLTEQALFSQNNSKSLFSRAAFRAGLKTTIIERKVDEILQLQLPVILVLSNKNSCILESFNEDKTKAKIIFSSVEEPLEEWVDIKTLESEYLGFAFMLRKIYEYENENNKKILDLTHQKHWFWSTLGFSRKIYLDCILASILINLFVLATPLFTMNVYDRVIPNNAQETLMVFTIGIVVVFLLDASLKFLRSYFLEIAGKKSDIIMSSIIFEKVLDLQMSSHPKSVGSFANNLKSFDSIRSFLTNTTLSVLIDFPFAILFLAVIFYISGILVLVPISVIFIIIIYSLIIRKPLQQSIESTYEASAKKNGILIEALHNIETIKAQGMAGNIQFNWEESTGEISNKSLKSKILSSSIPTVTGFLVGLNTVLIVVFGVYLIQEFELTMGGLIATMILSGRAISPMGQIAGLITNYEDAKTSFKMLDEIVNKPLERPIAKEFVKRPSLKGNIEFKNVSFKYPDSEIYALKNVSFNIKEGEKVAFIGRIGSGKSTIAKLILKLYEPQEGSILIDGIDISQIDPADLRKKVSYVPQDIHLFRDSIKNNILGVYRFIDDEWMLKCSKISGTDEFVKLHPMGYDIPIGERGAGLSGGQRQSVGIARALINNSNIWLFDEPTNAMDQTSENYVLNNLQENIDNKTLLLVTQKMNLLALASRVIVMNNGEKVLDGDKSEIIQKLGGNNG; encoded by the coding sequence GTGAATAAAATTAGTTCAAATAACGATACTCTTTTAGAATCTTTAGTTTTATATACAAGATTGTTTCATAAACCCTTTTCAAAAGAGTCTTTATTGTCAGGTTTACCAATAGATGTAAACTTGACAGAACAAGCACTTTTTTCACAAAATAATTCTAAATCACTTTTTTCAAGAGCTGCATTTAGAGCTGGATTAAAAACTACAATAATCGAAAGAAAAGTAGATGAGATTTTACAATTACAATTACCAGTAATTCTTGTTTTATCAAATAAAAATAGCTGTATTTTAGAAAGTTTTAATGAAGATAAAACCAAAGCAAAAATAATTTTTTCTAGTGTTGAAGAACCTTTAGAAGAATGGGTTGATATAAAAACATTAGAATCTGAATATTTAGGTTTTGCTTTTATGTTAAGAAAAATTTATGAATATGAAAATGAGAATAATAAAAAAATATTAGATTTAACGCATCAAAAACATTGGTTTTGGAGTACTTTAGGATTTTCAAGAAAAATATATTTAGATTGCATTTTAGCTTCTATTTTAATTAATCTATTTGTTTTAGCAACTCCATTATTTACAATGAATGTTTATGATAGAGTTATTCCTAATAACGCTCAAGAGACATTAATGGTTTTTACAATAGGAATAGTTGTTGTATTTTTACTTGATGCAAGTTTGAAATTTTTAAGAAGTTATTTTTTAGAAATTGCTGGTAAAAAAAGTGATATTATAATGTCATCAATAATATTTGAAAAAGTTTTAGATCTACAAATGAGTTCACATCCAAAATCAGTTGGTTCTTTTGCTAATAACTTAAAAAGTTTTGATAGTATAAGGAGCTTTCTAACAAATACAACACTAAGTGTACTTATTGATTTTCCTTTTGCTATATTATTTCTAGCAGTAATTTTTTATATTTCAGGAATTTTAGTTTTAGTTCCTATTTCTGTCATTTTTATAATTATAATTTACTCTTTAATTATTCGAAAGCCTTTACAACAAAGTATTGAAAGCACCTACGAAGCAAGTGCAAAAAAGAATGGAATTTTGATAGAGGCTTTACATAATATAGAAACTATAAAAGCTCAAGGAATGGCTGGAAACATTCAGTTTAATTGGGAAGAATCAACAGGTGAAATATCAAATAAAAGTTTGAAATCAAAAATTCTATCTTCTTCTATTCCTACAGTTACAGGATTTTTGGTAGGTTTAAATACAGTTTTAATTGTTGTTTTTGGAGTTTATTTGATTCAAGAATTTGAATTAACAATGGGTGGATTAATAGCAACTATGATTCTATCAGGACGAGCTATTTCACCAATGGGTCAAATAGCAGGACTAATTACAAACTATGAAGATGCAAAAACTTCATTTAAAATGCTTGATGAAATAGTAAATAAACCACTTGAACGACCAATTGCTAAAGAGTTTGTAAAAAGACCTTCTTTAAAAGGGAATATAGAATTCAAAAATGTCTCTTTTAAATATCCTGATAGCGAAATTTATGCATTAAAAAATGTTAGTTTTAATATAAAAGAAGGCGAAAAAGTAGCTTTTATTGGAAGAATTGGTTCTGGAAAATCAACTATTGCAAAACTAATTTTAAAACTTTATGAACCTCAAGAGGGTTCTATTTTAATAGATGGGATAGATATTTCTCAAATTGACCCAGCTGATTTAAGAAAAAAAGTAAGTTATGTTCCTCAAGATATTCATCTTTTTAGAGATAGCATAAAAAATAATATTTTAGGAGTATATAGATTTATAGATGATGAATGGATGCTTAAATGTTCAAAAATTAGTGGTACAGATGAATTTGTTAAACTTCATCCAATGGGTTATGATATACCAATAGGAGAAAGAGGAGCTGGACTTTCAGGAGGACAAAGACAAAGTGTTGGAATAGCTAGAGCTTTAATTAATAATTCTAATATTTGGTTGTTTGATGAGCCAACAAATGCTATGGATCAAACTAGCGAAAATTATGTACTAAATAATTTACAAGAAAATATTGATAATAAAACATTACTTTTAGTTACTCAAAAAATGAACCTTTTAGCATTAGCTTCAAGAGTAATTGTAATGAATAATGGAGAAAAAGTTCTTGATGGAGATAAATCAGAAATAATACAAAAATTAGGAGGAAATAATGGCTAA
- a CDS encoding TolC family outer membrane protein: protein MNKITVKKRFISVVTSSICLLGINLSALTLEESVIEAMNTNPVVQERLKNFNETQQDLEITKSEWLPSLDYKATFGRNNAGNLKNDTNESSYNHNVKDVSYNHYTNSLKLTQNIFNGFSTTHKIDYQEARILSAAYHYLENANDIAFQMVGAYLDVIRSYKLLENAKENVVINEKIYKDVQSLYDQGLTTKSEMTKIYASLSLAKSNLTVQKNNTIDKEFRLKRLLGRDADVSTFKLPGLNFVMPESKERAIMYAIQNNPSILVSNFNIKGAQALYKEKKSNFYPKIDLEVEQVFNDVNDKLNGFDMPDDRLKAYVTLSWNLYKGGAHSADIQKSRSTINKEVEIQRDLKRQTIEGLELSWSAYHMLGEQLEELYKYYEYSQETLDSYQSEYEMGRRTLLDLLSAQNDLVNSKSQIINAQMDKLFAQYRILDAMGILVESVVGGESEYNKIVNPTIKPFEIVKDKLPVKLDVDNDGIVDSLDICDNSVNNNDDITPYGCSQKEEDSDFDGIPNSKDKCPESNFGVTVDANGCEIENTTNRFSINQEDYIKQVIAYTEESPKKSDKLGLYDYEFNVAANKNIKSTSLDNHLMYDNFALIKRFDFINMDDFDSKNNNLSEISKVINEYKDENIKVTIIGHTKAMNDKEASYEKASNYANIIKDRLVENGVNKEILFTQSRLDNDRLFLETNRSDKTLNNVVAIALYVPKNIKKSEKALLDDDNDGVINELDKCPNTPKGYTVDENGCTNKINLEVLFENDSAVIQEETKDKVLAFAKYLRDNKEFNTVITGHASKDKGSSSYNQKLSLNRADAIKNLLVENGIESSRIQTIGKGFDEPIASNDTNEGRALNRRIEAELIKVK from the coding sequence TTGAATAAAATCACGGTTAAAAAAAGGTTTATTAGTGTTGTAACTAGTAGTATTTGTTTGCTAGGAATAAATTTAAGTGCACTAACTTTAGAAGAGAGTGTTATTGAGGCAATGAATACTAATCCTGTTGTTCAAGAAAGATTAAAAAATTTCAATGAAACTCAACAAGACCTAGAAATTACAAAATCTGAGTGGCTTCCTTCTTTAGACTATAAGGCAACCTTTGGTAGAAATAATGCAGGGAACTTAAAAAATGATACTAATGAAAGTAGTTATAATCATAATGTAAAAGATGTTTCATATAATCATTATACAAATTCTTTAAAATTAACTCAAAATATTTTTAATGGATTTAGTACAACTCATAAAATAGATTATCAAGAAGCCAGAATTTTAAGTGCTGCCTATCATTATTTAGAAAATGCAAATGATATTGCATTTCAAATGGTTGGAGCATATTTAGATGTTATAAGAAGTTATAAATTATTAGAAAATGCAAAAGAAAATGTTGTAATAAATGAAAAAATTTATAAAGATGTTCAATCTTTATATGATCAAGGATTAACAACAAAATCAGAGATGACAAAAATTTATGCTTCTTTATCTTTAGCAAAATCAAATTTGACAGTTCAAAAAAACAATACTATAGATAAAGAATTTAGATTAAAAAGATTATTAGGAAGAGATGCTGATGTTTCTACTTTTAAACTTCCAGGATTAAATTTTGTAATGCCTGAAAGTAAAGAAAGAGCTATTATGTACGCAATTCAAAATAATCCCTCAATATTAGTAAGTAATTTTAATATAAAAGGTGCACAAGCCTTATATAAAGAGAAAAAAAGCAATTTTTATCCAAAAATTGATTTAGAAGTTGAACAAGTTTTCAATGACGTAAATGATAAATTAAATGGTTTTGATATGCCTGACGATAGATTAAAAGCTTATGTAACTTTGAGTTGGAATTTATATAAAGGTGGAGCACATAGTGCTGATATTCAAAAAAGTAGAAGTACAATCAATAAAGAAGTTGAAATTCAAAGAGATTTAAAAAGACAGACTATTGAAGGTTTAGAATTATCTTGGTCTGCATATCATATGTTAGGTGAACAATTAGAAGAGTTATATAAATATTATGAATATTCACAAGAAACTTTAGATAGTTATCAAAGTGAATATGAAATGGGAAGAAGAACACTTCTTGATTTATTATCAGCACAAAATGATTTAGTAAATTCAAAAAGCCAAATTATAAATGCTCAAATGGATAAACTTTTTGCGCAATATAGAATCTTAGATGCAATGGGAATATTAGTTGAATCAGTAGTTGGTGGAGAGTCTGAATATAATAAAATTGTTAATCCAACTATTAAGCCATTTGAAATTGTAAAAGATAAGTTACCAGTAAAATTAGATGTAGATAATGATGGAATAGTTGACTCTTTAGATATTTGTGATAACTCTGTAAATAATAATGATGATATTACTCCTTATGGTTGTTCTCAAAAAGAAGAAGATTCAGATTTTGATGGTATTCCAAATTCGAAAGATAAATGTCCAGAAAGTAACTTTGGAGTAACAGTAGATGCTAATGGTTGTGAAATAGAAAATACTACAAATAGATTTAGTATAAATCAAGAAGATTATATAAAACAAGTTATTGCTTACACTGAAGAAAGTCCAAAAAAATCAGATAAACTAGGTTTATATGATTATGAATTTAATGTTGCTGCAAACAAAAATATTAAATCAACTTCTTTAGATAATCATTTAATGTATGATAATTTTGCATTAATAAAAAGATTTGATTTTATAAATATGGATGATTTTGATTCAAAAAATAATAATTTATCTGAAATTTCAAAAGTAATTAATGAATATAAAGATGAAAATATAAAAGTTACTATTATTGGACATACAAAGGCTATGAACGATAAAGAAGCAAGTTATGAAAAAGCTTCTAATTATGCAAATATTATAAAAGATAGATTAGTTGAAAATGGCGTTAATAAAGAGATTTTATTTACTCAATCAAGGCTTGATAATGACAGATTATTTCTTGAAACAAATAGAAGCGATAAAACTTTAAATAATGTAGTTGCTATTGCACTTTATGTTCCGAAGAATATAAAAAAATCAGAAAAAGCTTTATTAGATGATGACAATGACGGTGTTATTAATGAATTAGATAAATGTCCAAATACTCCAAAAGGCTATACTGTTGATGAAAATGGATGCACTAATAAAATAAATTTAGAAGTTTTATTTGAAAATGATTCGGCAGTTATTCAAGAAGAAACAAAAGATAAAGTTCTAGCTTTTGCAAAATATTTAAGAGATAACAAAGAATTTAATACAGTGATTACAGGACATGCGAGTAAAGATAAAGGTTCTTCTTCTTACAATCAGAAATTGTCATTAAATAGGGCAGATGCAATCAAAAATCTTTTAGTTGAAAATGGAATTGAATCTTCGAGAATTCAAACTATCGGAAAAGGTTTTGATGAACCAATTGCTAGTAATGATACTAATGAAGGTAGAGCTTTAAATAGAAGAATTGAAGCTGAACTTATAAAAGTAAAATAA
- a CDS encoding response regulator transcription factor: MYDLYPYKILVVEDEEAIRKNYMIFLKMFFKEVFEAENGEIAYNLYKSEKPDIMIVDINIPKLNGLDLIKKIREKDFATKIIILTAHSDKYFLFESISLKLTKYLVKPVSRKDLNEALDLAINEMCQYTILNIKKVQLTNEYSWHSELRQLKFHNKIVDLTTKERNFLELLLSHKNRAFNYDEIFEYVWTEEEMVSINSLKNMVKRLRKKLPENIISNVFNEGYKINF, encoded by the coding sequence ATGTATGATTTATACCCTTATAAAATTTTAGTTGTTGAAGATGAAGAAGCTATTAGAAAAAATTATATGATTTTTTTAAAAATGTTTTTTAAAGAAGTTTTTGAAGCAGAAAATGGAGAAATAGCTTACAATTTATATAAATCAGAAAAACCTGATATTATGATTGTTGATATTAATATTCCCAAACTAAATGGTTTAGATCTAATAAAAAAAATTAGAGAAAAAGATTTTGCAACAAAAATCATAATTTTAACAGCGCATAGTGATAAATATTTTCTGTTTGAATCTATTAGTTTAAAACTTACAAAATATTTAGTCAAACCAGTAAGTAGGAAAGATTTAAATGAAGCTCTGGATTTAGCAATAAATGAAATGTGCCAATATACAATTTTGAATATCAAAAAGGTTCAATTAACCAATGAGTATAGTTGGCATTCTGAATTAAGACAATTAAAATTTCATAATAAAATTGTAGATTTAACAACTAAGGAAAGAAATTTTCTTGAGTTGTTATTATCTCATAAAAATAGGGCTTTTAATTATGATGAAATTTTCGAGTATGTTTGGACTGAGGAAGAGATGGTAAGCATTAATAGTTTAAAAAACATGGTAAAAAGATTAAGAAAAAAACTCCCTGAAAACATTATATCAAATGTATTTAATGAAGGCTATAAAATAAATTTCTAA
- a CDS encoding ABC transporter substrate-binding protein, which translates to MKYFLLIFYGFILNLYSNNLDTPKLEKIKLQLQWKHQFEFAGFYAAKEKGFYKDLGLDVEFIEFTPELNIVDQVINGNADYGLTYSSLIVDYMKGSPLIFVANFFKQSPLVLVTQKNIYTPADLKNKKIMGLLDSSHKQTVLEMLDKFDISKNDFKNIPREFGLESFINKKVDAISVFTTNEIYILNKLGVKYNILDPAAFGTKFYDLNLFTTKSELVNNPIRVENLKKASIKGWEYALANKEEIANIIIEKYNTQNKSKEALLFEANQIEYLMLSNIYPIGSIDLERVQIISDSFAQILLMPKETKEKLEAFIHKKEIHSIELSKNQKEYLENKKVLNFCIDPNWLPLEKIENGKHIGISAEFIQLISERIGTPFHLIQTNNWTESLDKIKKKECDILALAEQTPSRKKYLNFTTPYVKMPLVIATKSGLPFINNFNELEDKVLGIVKNYSMVELLKDKYPNINLVEIDSIEEGLKLVSQEKIFGFLDNLMSINHEIQKNNIPDVSITGQFSENFFLSIASRNDENILNEILEKALLSIDNKSRMNFIEKWNNIKYELKTDYQLILQTIFFGIVLISVFIYWNLKLTQEIKKKELIQKKLKESEEKFRTLFDIAPVLLDAFDKDGKVILWNKECEKVFGYSFEEIRKEKNPLSLFYPDPLVQKKIFDNFNSDEENIYKEWTPLTKDGRKLITKWANIKLPNNDILHIGFDITQQRNNENSLYKAKQQLEMLNNSLEEKIKDEIQKNTKQQLMLMQQSKLAQMGEMIENIAHQWRQPLAQVNSSVLLIDVELKKNRFQNEIIENKLFEIESLTSYMSKTIDDFKNFFDPNKKKSIFKVEESILKAKNILKGRIKEFHINLIISVEEELKIYSYLEELQQVILIVLNNAIDAIILNKVSNPKILINSYSKDSDIIISIKDNAFGIDPKIIDKIFEPYFTTKQKSRGTGLGLYISKMIIEDGLNGLLDVENEKDGACFKIKIPKGEYNV; encoded by the coding sequence ATGAAATATTTTTTATTAATATTTTATGGTTTTATTTTAAATCTTTATTCAAATAATTTAGATACTCCAAAGTTAGAAAAAATAAAATTACAACTTCAATGGAAACACCAGTTTGAGTTTGCAGGTTTTTATGCTGCAAAAGAAAAAGGTTTTTATAAAGATCTAGGACTTGATGTAGAATTTATAGAATTTACCCCCGAATTAAATATTGTGGATCAAGTTATAAATGGAAATGCTGATTATGGATTAACTTATTCTTCATTAATAGTTGATTATATGAAGGGAAGTCCTTTAATTTTTGTTGCAAATTTTTTCAAGCAATCACCATTAGTTTTAGTAACTCAAAAAAATATTTATACTCCAGCTGATTTAAAAAATAAAAAGATCATGGGACTTTTAGATAGCAGTCATAAACAAACTGTTTTAGAAATGTTAGATAAATTTGATATATCAAAGAATGATTTTAAAAATATTCCTAGAGAATTTGGACTGGAAAGTTTTATAAATAAAAAAGTTGATGCAATAAGTGTTTTTACTACAAATGAAATTTATATATTAAACAAATTGGGAGTTAAATATAATATTCTAGATCCAGCAGCTTTTGGGACAAAATTTTATGATTTAAATCTTTTTACGACAAAAAGTGAATTAGTAAACAATCCAATAAGAGTCGAGAATTTAAAAAAAGCTTCTATAAAGGGCTGGGAATATGCATTAGCCAATAAGGAAGAAATAGCTAATATAATTATTGAAAAATATAATACTCAAAACAAATCTAAAGAAGCATTACTTTTTGAAGCAAATCAAATAGAATATTTAATGTTATCAAATATTTATCCAATAGGAAGTATAGATTTGGAGAGAGTTCAAATTATATCAGATAGTTTTGCACAAATTCTATTAATGCCTAAGGAAACAAAAGAAAAATTAGAAGCATTTATTCACAAAAAAGAGATTCATTCTATTGAATTAAGTAAAAATCAAAAAGAATATCTTGAAAATAAGAAAGTATTAAATTTTTGTATTGATCCAAATTGGTTACCTTTAGAAAAAATAGAAAACGGCAAACATATTGGGATTTCTGCAGAATTTATACAATTAATATCAGAGAGAATTGGCACACCATTTCATTTAATTCAAACAAATAATTGGACAGAATCTTTAGATAAAATTAAAAAAAAAGAATGTGATATCTTAGCTCTTGCAGAACAAACTCCTTCAAGAAAAAAGTATCTTAATTTTACTACACCTTATGTAAAGATGCCTTTAGTAATTGCAACAAAAAGTGGATTACCTTTTATTAATAATTTTAATGAGCTAGAAGATAAAGTTTTAGGTATTGTAAAAAACTATTCAATGGTTGAATTGCTAAAAGATAAATATCCAAATATAAATTTAGTAGAAATTGATTCGATAGAAGAAGGATTAAAATTAGTAAGTCAAGAGAAAATTTTTGGTTTTTTAGATAATTTAATGTCAATAAATCATGAAATACAAAAAAACAATATACCAGATGTAAGTATAACTGGGCAGTTTTCTGAAAACTTTTTTCTTAGTATAGCTTCTCGAAATGATGAAAATATTTTAAATGAAATTCTAGAAAAAGCCTTATTGTCAATTGATAATAAAAGTAGAATGAATTTTATTGAAAAGTGGAATAATATAAAATATGAATTAAAAACTGATTATCAATTAATTCTTCAAACAATCTTTTTTGGAATAGTATTAATAAGTGTTTTTATTTACTGGAATTTGAAATTAACACAAGAAATTAAAAAGAAAGAATTAATACAAAAAAAACTTAAAGAAAGTGAAGAAAAATTTAGAACATTATTTGATATTGCACCTGTTTTATTAGATGCTTTTGATAAAGATGGCAAAGTAATATTATGGAATAAAGAGTGTGAAAAAGTTTTTGGTTATAGTTTTGAAGAAATAAGAAAAGAAAAAAATCCATTAAGTTTGTTTTATCCAGATCCTTTAGTACAAAAAAAAATTTTTGATAATTTTAATAGTGATGAAGAGAATATTTATAAAGAGTGGACTCCTTTAACTAAAGATGGTAGAAAACTAATTACGAAATGGGCAAATATAAAATTACCAAATAATGATATTTTACATATTGGTTTTGATATAACTCAACAAAGAAATAATGAAAATTCATTATATAAAGCAAAACAGCAATTAGAAATGTTAAATAATTCATTAGAAGAAAAAATAAAAGATGAAATACAAAAAAATACTAAACAACAATTAATGTTAATGCAACAAAGTAAATTAGCTCAAATGGGAGAAATGATTGAAAACATTGCTCATCAATGGAGACAGCCTCTTGCTCAAGTAAATTCTTCAGTTTTATTAATTGATGTGGAATTAAAGAAAAATAGATTTCAAAATGAAATTATTGAAAATAAACTTTTTGAAATAGAATCATTAACCTCATATATGTCTAAAACAATTGATGATTTTAAAAATTTTTTTGACCCGAATAAGAAAAAATCTATTTTTAAAGTGGAAGAATCAATTCTAAAAGCAAAAAATATTTTAAAAGGAAGAATTAAAGAATTTCATATTAATTTGATAATAAGTGTTGAAGAAGAATTAAAAATATATAGTTATCTTGAAGAATTACAACAAGTAATTTTAATTGTTCTAAATAATGCAATAGATGCAATAATTTTAAATAAAGTATCGAATCCTAAAATTTTAATTAATTCTTATTCAAAAGATTCGGATATTATTATTTCTATTAAAGATAATGCTTTTGGAATAGACCCAAAAATAATTGATAAAATTTTTGAACCTTATTTTACAACTAAGCAAAAATCAAGAGGAACAGGATTAGGGCTTTATATATCCAAAATGATAATTGAAGATGGATTAAATGGCTTATTAGATGTAGAAAATGAGAAAGATGGTGCTTGTTTTAAAATAAAAATTCCAAAAGGAGAATATAATGTATGA
- a CDS encoding DUF4198 domain-containing protein, producing MKNTSILLFTLILGSSAFGHELWVKAKNENILKAEIIYGHNFPHSESIPKDREVLFEPLSVINEKGNIKVNQEKEFYKYTSKENLEDGTYIIKAKYKPTAWIETKDNKWEMNKTRKDSKDEIKQCGIYSMFAKTILVVGDKETELSTSPVGNEFEITPLSKQSEIKEGVPVKFKVTKDGKPLKLLEVYGSPEGYSDSEMSMAFYAKTDLKGEFVFKALKKGFWYIKADYKQDSGNSDCELIEDKTTISFQVN from the coding sequence ATGAAAAATACATCAATACTATTATTTACATTAATTTTAGGCTCTTCTGCTTTTGGTCATGAACTTTGGGTTAAAGCTAAAAATGAAAATATTTTAAAAGCAGAAATAATATATGGACACAATTTTCCACATTCAGAATCAATTCCAAAAGATAGAGAAGTACTTTTTGAACCATTATCTGTTATCAATGAAAAAGGAAATATTAAAGTTAATCAGGAAAAAGAATTTTATAAATATACTTCAAAAGAAAATTTAGAAGATGGTACTTATATTATAAAAGCAAAATATAAGCCAACTGCTTGGATTGAAACAAAAGATAATAAATGGGAAATGAATAAAACTAGAAAAGATAGCAAAGATGAAATAAAACAATGCGGAATATATTCAATGTTTGCAAAAACAATTTTAGTAGTTGGAGATAAAGAGACAGAATTATCAACTAGTCCTGTAGGTAATGAATTTGAAATTACACCTTTGTCAAAACAATCTGAAATAAAAGAAGGTGTTCCTGTTAAATTTAAAGTAACAAAAGATGGAAAACCATTAAAATTACTTGAAGTATATGGAAGTCCTGAAGGATACTCTGATAGTGAAATGAGTATGGCTTTTTATGCAAAAACCGATTTAAAAGGGGAATTTGTTTTTAAAGCTTTAAAAAAAGGATTTTGGTATATCAAAGCAGATTATAAACAAGATAGTGGAAATTCTGATTGTGAACTAATAGAAGATAAAACTACAATATCTTTCCAAGTTAATTAA